A window of Candidatus Xiphinematobacter sp. Idaho Grape contains these coding sequences:
- a CDS encoding 2-oxoglutarate dehydrogenase E1 component: protein MNSCSFTARWNEALLDENYQKWQRSPCSVGSDWAAFFEGFELGTTQSAKNGAPTSPPGIDEQRVLQTKVDGIIHMYRVLGHSIAKLDPFSEPPPQQAQAAFALESLGFKASDLEREVSSHLFRADKKFKLRELILVLERIYCSSLGAEFMHIQDACRRNWVSERLESEQGKEEAAVASHCGSILRTLYKAETFEHFLHANYVGHKRFSLEGAESLLVSLQTLIDGCEERDIRQVVLGMTHRGRLNVLANLLHKPLEAIFNEFDHNVLPKTEGSGGDVKYHLGYHTIWKGQTGHEVQIHLAANPSHLEAVSPIVQGRTRALQNISGDNQDGKGVLAILIHGDAAFAAQGVVAETFNLSQLPGYQTEGTVHIIINNQIGFTTVPSDARSSRYCTDVAKMVEAPIFHVNGDDPLAVHTITRTALEFRQNFGKDVVIDIICFRRHGHNEADEPTFTQPSLYKKIKGHPLLSDTFLKKTEELGIIESRQAVIWKDKEIERLEAALTQSRLKADDRRATSEKSGINNGPAAAAAIQPSSYSHRPVQTAIRSAMLDEIMQALTTVPEDFRVLPKVRRMLLERRRQIWQARGPYDWGIAEALAFGSLLLEKIPVRLSGQDSQRGTFSHRHSILHDEITCERYIPLNHLSSSQAEFCVYNSPLSEYAVLGFDYGYSMECPSALCLWEAQFGDFANGAQIIIDQFISSSEAKWHRQSSIVMLLPHGYEGQGPEHSSSRLERYLQLCAEENMQVCNPSTPAQYFHVLRRQIHGKYRKPLIVMTPKSLLRHEQSVSKAQDFTNSRFFEILSNPLDHKQPEKIQRVVFCSGKVYYDLLQYRATHQLGELVVLIRVEQLYPLDEEEVVRVFQRYPSTAQVIWCQEEPSNMGAWTFIYPQLRRLLGCEISYVGRPASASPATGFSFTHKKQQAELVKAAFGF from the coding sequence ATGAATAGTTGTTCTTTTACGGCTCGTTGGAACGAGGCTTTATTGGACGAAAATTACCAGAAATGGCAGCGGAGCCCTTGCTCAGTAGGCTCTGATTGGGCCGCTTTTTTTGAGGGTTTTGAGCTTGGTACTACCCAGTCGGCAAAAAATGGAGCTCCCACATCACCACCTGGCATCGACGAACAGAGGGTGTTGCAAACCAAAGTGGACGGGATAATCCATATGTACCGCGTGCTGGGGCATTCTATTGCAAAACTTGACCCCTTTTCTGAACCTCCACCGCAGCAAGCTCAGGCTGCTTTTGCTCTTGAGAGCCTCGGCTTTAAAGCGTCTGATCTAGAGAGGGAAGTTTCTTCTCATTTATTCCGTGCAGATAAGAAATTTAAGCTCCGCGAACTGATCCTAGTACTTGAACGCATTTACTGTTCTTCCCTCGGCGCGGAATTTATGCATATTCAGGATGCGTGTCGGAGAAATTGGGTATCGGAACGTCTGGAATCAGAACAGGGAAAAGAAGAAGCCGCAGTTGCTTCGCACTGCGGCAGTATTTTGCGTACTCTCTACAAAGCGGAGACTTTCGAGCACTTCCTACACGCCAATTATGTCGGACACAAACGCTTTTCTTTGGAAGGTGCTGAGTCCCTCCTTGTTAGCTTACAGACTCTCATAGATGGATGTGAGGAGCGTGACATCAGGCAAGTTGTTCTTGGAATGACTCATCGTGGACGCTTGAATGTTTTAGCCAATCTTCTCCACAAGCCGTTGGAGGCAATCTTCAACGAATTCGATCACAATGTACTGCCGAAAACCGAGGGGAGCGGTGGTGATGTTAAGTATCACCTCGGATACCATACGATCTGGAAAGGTCAAACAGGCCACGAAGTGCAGATCCATCTTGCCGCAAACCCGAGCCATTTAGAAGCAGTGAGCCCTATTGTGCAAGGTAGAACGCGAGCCCTCCAGAATATCTCGGGTGATAATCAGGATGGGAAGGGAGTTCTTGCTATTTTAATCCACGGAGATGCAGCGTTTGCAGCTCAGGGAGTGGTGGCAGAGACGTTTAATCTTTCCCAGTTACCTGGTTACCAAACAGAGGGGACGGTTCACATTATCATAAATAACCAAATCGGCTTTACGACAGTTCCGTCCGATGCTCGTTCCAGTAGATACTGCACAGATGTAGCTAAAATGGTCGAGGCCCCTATCTTTCATGTCAACGGGGATGATCCGTTGGCAGTCCATACGATCACAAGGACTGCTTTAGAGTTCCGGCAAAATTTTGGGAAAGACGTAGTGATTGACATCATCTGCTTCCGTCGTCACGGTCATAACGAAGCAGACGAACCTACTTTTACTCAGCCTAGTCTTTATAAGAAGATTAAAGGTCATCCCCTCCTAAGTGACACTTTCCTGAAAAAGACCGAAGAGTTGGGAATTATTGAAAGCAGACAAGCCGTCATTTGGAAGGACAAGGAGATAGAGAGGCTGGAAGCAGCCTTGACCCAGTCTAGGCTGAAGGCTGATGACCGCCGTGCCACTAGTGAAAAATCTGGGATTAATAATGGGCCTGCTGCTGCAGCCGCTATTCAGCCTTCTTCTTACTCCCATAGACCTGTTCAGACCGCTATTAGATCCGCGATGCTGGACGAGATTATGCAGGCGCTAACTACTGTCCCAGAGGATTTTCGTGTCCTGCCAAAGGTCCGCCGCATGCTACTGGAACGCAGACGGCAGATCTGGCAAGCCAGAGGTCCCTATGATTGGGGGATTGCGGAGGCTCTTGCTTTTGGCTCACTCCTGTTGGAAAAGATACCCGTAAGACTCTCAGGTCAGGATAGCCAACGAGGTACTTTTAGTCACCGCCATAGTATCCTCCACGATGAGATAACTTGTGAGCGCTACATTCCCCTAAACCATCTCTCATCCTCTCAGGCCGAATTTTGCGTCTATAACAGCCCACTCTCTGAATATGCTGTGTTGGGGTTTGACTACGGATACTCTATGGAGTGCCCTTCCGCACTATGTCTTTGGGAGGCCCAATTCGGAGATTTTGCTAATGGTGCACAGATTATCATCGATCAATTTATCTCTTCTTCTGAGGCCAAATGGCATAGGCAGAGCTCCATCGTAATGTTACTTCCCCATGGCTACGAGGGCCAAGGTCCGGAACACTCTAGCTCCAGGCTGGAACGCTATCTACAGCTCTGCGCAGAAGAAAACATGCAGGTTTGTAACCCAAGTACGCCGGCACAGTACTTTCATGTTTTGCGCCGTCAGATCCACGGGAAGTATCGCAAACCCCTGATCGTTATGACACCTAAAAGCCTTTTACGTCATGAACAATCCGTCTCAAAAGCCCAAGATTTTACTAATTCCCGCTTTTTCGAAATCCTAAGTAACCCCCTTGATCACAAACAACCGGAGAAGATTCAGCGGGTAGTTTTTTGTTCTGGAAAAGTTTACTACGATCTACTCCAATACCGAGCGACCCACCAACTAGGAGAGCTGGTCGTGCTTATTCGGGTCGAACAATTGTATCCTCTGGATGAAGAGGAGGTCGTCAGGGTTTTTCAACGTTATCCCTCTACCGCGCAAGTTATCTGGTGTCAGGAAGAACCCAGTAACATGGGAGCGTGGACGTTTATCTATCCACAGCTTCGGAGGTTGCTTGGCTGTGAAATTTCCTATGTCGGCCGGCCAGCCAGCGCAAGTCCAGCTACTGGGTTTAGTTTCACCCATAAAAAGCAGCAGGCTGAACTAGTTAAGGCAGCGTTTGGGTTTTAA
- a CDS encoding putative Na+/H+ antiporter produces MRILLGFLVVECFIVGNCLPCAAVQEPPAVFPLPLSSYSDTKLALGVQLWQRLWSDPLNGLLTLTFLLAVLHTFAAPRLMLVSRRYWEEMCRLKQVDGAKRERNSLRLRSIVFHFLGEVEVIFGIWLLPLIAAIALAKGCPTLFTYLSGVRFAEPVFVVVIMMMAASSPILYLTEKCLSTVASLGGGSVAAWWLSILTLGPLLGSFITEPAAMTICALMLAERFFCLQPSFHLRYATLGLLFVNISVGGTLTHFAAPPVVMVASKWGWGMGHMFYSFGWKAVLSILISNTLFFLIFRRQLLALPSPIKEKERRLTHIPIWVTAFHMTMIAWVVFTAHHPTVVVLSLFLFLVFVFFTSKYQRAIPFRGPLLVGFFLIALVIHGDFQQWWLESVLRGLGYWPLMVGSTVLTAFNDNAAITYLASLVPNLDNCLKFSVVAGAVAGGGLTVIANAPNPAGQNLLQKFFGEEGIHPVYLFAAAIAPTLIVGAFFVLLP; encoded by the coding sequence ATGCGTATCTTGCTCGGTTTTCTTGTGGTGGAGTGTTTCATAGTAGGCAACTGCTTGCCCTGCGCTGCAGTGCAAGAACCACCGGCGGTCTTCCCGCTTCCCCTCTCTAGTTACTCTGATACAAAGCTTGCACTAGGGGTGCAACTCTGGCAGCGCCTTTGGTCTGATCCGCTTAATGGTCTCCTTACGCTGACTTTCCTTCTAGCAGTCCTTCATACCTTTGCAGCGCCACGGCTTATGCTCGTGTCACGTCGTTACTGGGAAGAAATGTGTCGTTTGAAACAGGTGGACGGTGCAAAGAGAGAACGCAACTCACTGCGCCTCCGCAGTATTGTATTCCACTTCCTAGGTGAGGTAGAAGTCATTTTCGGTATTTGGCTATTGCCTCTCATAGCTGCCATTGCTCTAGCAAAGGGATGTCCCACACTTTTTACCTATCTAAGCGGAGTTCGTTTCGCAGAACCAGTTTTTGTCGTAGTCATTATGATGATGGCGGCATCCAGCCCCATCCTGTACCTTACAGAAAAATGTCTGTCTACCGTAGCCTCACTAGGAGGCGGATCAGTAGCCGCTTGGTGGTTATCCATCCTTACTCTTGGCCCCTTGTTGGGCTCTTTCATTACTGAGCCTGCTGCCATGACGATCTGTGCGCTGATGTTGGCAGAGAGATTTTTTTGCCTCCAACCTTCCTTCCACTTACGATACGCTACGCTTGGTCTTCTATTCGTGAATATTTCTGTGGGAGGTACATTAACCCACTTTGCAGCCCCACCAGTGGTTATGGTGGCCTCAAAATGGGGATGGGGGATGGGCCATATGTTTTATTCGTTTGGGTGGAAAGCAGTGCTGAGCATTTTAATTTCCAACACGCTTTTCTTCCTAATTTTTCGACGACAATTGCTTGCTCTCCCCTCTCCAATCAAAGAAAAGGAGCGGCGCCTTACCCATATCCCTATCTGGGTCACAGCATTCCACATGACAATGATCGCTTGGGTGGTTTTTACAGCACATCATCCAACTGTGGTAGTACTTAGCTTATTTCTTTTCTTAGTATTTGTCTTTTTCACCTCTAAGTACCAGAGAGCAATTCCTTTCCGAGGACCTCTGTTGGTGGGCTTCTTTCTGATAGCCCTTGTAATTCACGGTGATTTTCAGCAATGGTGGTTAGAGTCCGTTCTACGGGGATTGGGTTATTGGCCACTAATGGTCGGCTCTACTGTGCTTACTGCTTTTAATGATAATGCAGCCATCACCTACCTGGCTTCACTGGTGCCCAACCTAGATAACTGCCTAAAGTTTTCCGTGGTTGCTGGGGCAGTAGCTGGAGGAGGATTAACTGTTATTGCTAATGCCCCTAATCCCGCCGGTCAAAATCTCCTTCAAAAATTCTTTGGGGAAGAAGGTATACATCCTGTCTATCTTTTTGCAGCAGCGATAGCCCCTACCCTCATTGTTGGAGCCTTTTTCGTGCTCCTTCCTTAG
- a CDS encoding phosphatase PAP2 family protein, which produces MSALITAEMEQTLFFLINQTWTSPQADWVMATITNWNFWMPFLLCISILLGIFGNFHARAALVCAIACVGIADSIVNSLKHCIGRPRPYMVLKGVRKVELERVHPQILALTRPLKVYYSQFNPVRSHGHSFPSGHAANSFAIATTFALFFRRLGWVFMASAALVAYSRVYVGAHWPLDVVAASLIGAGTALMLTMCVEMFGTRLRRFFSQT; this is translated from the coding sequence GTGTCAGCACTTATCACAGCTGAAATGGAACAAACGCTTTTTTTTCTCATCAACCAGACTTGGACGAGTCCACAGGCAGATTGGGTTATGGCAACTATTACCAATTGGAATTTTTGGATGCCTTTCCTCCTTTGTATCTCTATCCTTCTTGGGATTTTCGGGAACTTCCACGCACGAGCAGCATTGGTCTGTGCAATAGCATGCGTGGGAATCGCAGACTCCATTGTAAATAGTCTCAAGCATTGTATAGGACGCCCACGCCCTTACATGGTCCTTAAAGGAGTTCGAAAGGTAGAACTAGAGCGTGTTCACCCACAAATTTTAGCTCTGACAAGGCCCTTAAAGGTTTACTATTCACAGTTCAACCCTGTCCGTTCGCATGGGCATTCCTTTCCTTCTGGACATGCAGCCAATAGTTTCGCTATAGCGACAACATTTGCTCTTTTTTTCCGCCGTTTGGGATGGGTATTTATGGCCTCTGCAGCCCTTGTAGCCTACTCTCGCGTTTACGTGGGGGCGCATTGGCCTTTAGATGTAGTTGCTGCTTCCTTAATTGGTGCAGGAACGGCGCTAATGCTAACTATGTGTGTGGAGATGTTCGGGACACGGTTGCGTCGCTTCTTCTCGCAGACGTAG
- the murI gene encoding glutamate racemase — MKLPAQYGKETDLPSLGPIGVFDSGIGGLTVVAALRHLLPNEDVFYLGDTARVPYGGKSQETVERYSVEISKLLLAEHAKIIVVACSTSSALALSRLRELLPVPVIGMVEVGAIAAVRASHGKRIGVIGTKATISSGAYKQAIQKICIGAHVVSRACPLLVPLVEEGMFEDEITRLALQRYLEPLLRSSIDTLVLGCTHYPLLYQAIKQAVGPRIVVVNSGKNCALAVKEMLTSFGIARELHTGELRVALTDSAEGFLRVAEQALGLRIGEVELLGL, encoded by the coding sequence ATGAAGTTGCCAGCGCAATATGGAAAGGAAACGGATCTTCCCTCTCTAGGACCTATTGGGGTGTTCGATTCTGGAATCGGTGGGCTGACTGTGGTAGCAGCGCTGCGTCACTTGCTACCCAACGAGGATGTTTTTTACCTTGGAGACACAGCGAGGGTCCCCTATGGCGGAAAGAGCCAGGAGACTGTTGAACGCTATAGCGTGGAGATCAGCAAGCTGTTACTGGCAGAACATGCGAAGATAATTGTCGTGGCCTGCAGTACTTCTTCTGCATTAGCGTTGTCACGCTTAAGAGAATTACTTCCGGTTCCGGTAATTGGTATGGTAGAAGTGGGTGCTATAGCGGCTGTGCGCGCTTCCCATGGCAAAAGGATTGGAGTCATTGGGACAAAGGCAACCATCTCTAGCGGTGCCTATAAGCAAGCTATTCAGAAAATTTGTATTGGAGCTCACGTAGTCAGTAGAGCCTGCCCACTTTTAGTTCCACTAGTAGAGGAAGGGATGTTTGAAGACGAAATCACCCGTTTAGCTCTGCAACGGTACTTAGAGCCCCTGCTGCGTAGCAGCATTGACACATTAGTTCTTGGCTGTACCCATTATCCACTACTTTATCAGGCGATTAAACAGGCAGTGGGGCCAAGGATAGTTGTGGTTAATTCTGGGAAAAACTGTGCCTTAGCAGTTAAGGAAATGTTAACAAGCTTTGGGATAGCACGAGAATTACATACAGGAGAACTACGTGTAGCCCTAACGGATTCCGCAGAGGGCTTTTTAAGAGTGGCAGAACAAGCATTGGGACTAAGAATTGGGGAGGTAGAGCTGCTAGGTCTATAG
- a CDS encoding deoxyhypusine synthase family protein: MKIDESHRCGTVSSFITHHFRHFNAAALKDAANAYCRHIQQGGKMLVAIAGAMSTAELGVSLAEMIRQQKVHAICCTGANLEEDIFNLVAHDFYERVPHYRSLTPQEERALFKRNMNRVTDTCIPETEAVRRVESFVLKEWMAADRAGERYFPHEFLYRVLLCRKLQYQIDPAHSWLLAAAERKLPLFVPGWEDSTLGNMFAGHCLDKTVRNVFTVRTGIEYMQALAAWYSETAQQLSGAENCGSIGFFQIGGGIAGDFPICVVPMLHQDLRRKNVPLWGYFCQISDSTTSYGSYSGAVPNEKITWGKLGVETPKFLVESDASIVAPLIFAVVLGL; encoded by the coding sequence ATGAAAATAGATGAGAGTCATCGCTGTGGGACGGTGAGTAGCTTCATAACGCATCATTTTCGCCATTTCAACGCTGCTGCATTGAAAGATGCTGCAAACGCTTACTGCCGACACATACAGCAAGGTGGGAAAATGCTGGTAGCCATTGCAGGTGCTATGAGCACAGCAGAGTTGGGGGTTTCTCTCGCGGAGATGATCCGTCAGCAAAAAGTGCATGCCATCTGTTGCACAGGTGCTAATTTAGAGGAAGATATTTTCAATCTTGTGGCACACGATTTTTATGAGCGCGTTCCTCATTACCGCAGTCTGACTCCACAGGAAGAAAGAGCACTTTTCAAAAGGAATATGAACCGGGTTACGGATACTTGTATTCCAGAGACAGAGGCCGTGCGTCGGGTTGAGTCGTTTGTTCTGAAAGAATGGATGGCTGCAGACCGAGCGGGCGAACGATATTTTCCCCATGAGTTTCTCTATCGTGTTCTCCTCTGTAGAAAACTACAGTATCAGATCGATCCAGCCCATAGCTGGCTGCTAGCTGCAGCAGAAAGAAAGCTGCCACTCTTTGTGCCGGGATGGGAGGATTCCACATTGGGTAACATGTTTGCAGGGCACTGCCTGGACAAGACAGTGCGTAATGTCTTTACAGTACGCACTGGTATCGAGTACATGCAAGCGCTAGCGGCCTGGTATTCTGAAACGGCCCAGCAATTATCTGGAGCGGAAAATTGTGGTTCCATCGGCTTTTTTCAAATCGGCGGTGGTATCGCCGGGGACTTCCCGATCTGTGTAGTGCCAATGTTACACCAAGATTTGCGCCGAAAGAATGTCCCACTCTGGGGTTATTTTTGCCAAATCAGCGACTCCACTACAAGCTATGGGAGTTATTCTGGTGCAGTTCCAAATGAAAAGATTACTTGGGGCAAACTGGGCGTTGAAACTCCAAAATTCCTTGTTGAGTCGGATGCTTCCATAGTAGCGCCTCTCATCTTTGCTGTAGTACTAGGTTTGTAG
- a CDS encoding mannose-1-phosphate guanylyltransferase codes for MKIPMQHLDSLYIFIMAGGGGERFWPMSRCRLPKHLLRLFGKCSLLERTVARIRGIIPSERTFILTSQTQLEAVRSQLPSFRSSHVIAEPVKRDTAPAAALATAIAHSKNPNTIVALLPADAMIHSVGTFRRQLIDAVTVAARQPCIVVFSVLPTHPATGLGYLELGPQLPHSTPNGSAVYCVQRFIEKPDRQTAQAYLRQGSFGWNAGICIWKSECFLQECMKSCQPLADFILQFPAGNPNSYISEYFSRLPKNSLDYAILEQASSVLVAIRSQFDWDDMGTWTSLTKYLGRDTQENSFQGPTALFNSRENIVIASHRTVALCGIQNLIVVETPDAILICHRDSVQDVKKVLPLLSDSLR; via the coding sequence ATGAAGATCCCAATGCAACACCTGGATTCTCTCTATATTTTTATCATGGCTGGAGGAGGAGGTGAGCGGTTTTGGCCGATGAGTCGGTGCCGACTGCCTAAGCATCTTCTCCGCCTTTTCGGGAAGTGCTCTCTCCTAGAAAGGACTGTTGCTCGCATACGAGGAATAATCCCTTCTGAACGGACCTTTATCTTGACTAGCCAGACTCAACTGGAAGCTGTCCGTAGTCAACTTCCTTCTTTCCGCTCCAGCCATGTCATCGCAGAGCCAGTCAAAAGGGATACAGCCCCAGCAGCAGCGCTTGCCACCGCTATCGCTCATTCCAAAAATCCCAATACCATTGTTGCTCTTTTACCAGCAGATGCCATGATCCACAGCGTAGGTACGTTTAGGCGCCAGCTTATCGATGCTGTTACGGTTGCCGCCCGGCAGCCCTGTATAGTAGTTTTTTCCGTTCTGCCTACCCACCCAGCAACTGGGCTTGGCTACCTAGAACTCGGTCCACAATTGCCGCACTCGACTCCCAATGGCTCGGCCGTCTATTGCGTCCAGCGCTTTATCGAAAAGCCTGATAGACAGACAGCCCAAGCCTACCTTAGACAAGGTAGTTTTGGCTGGAACGCCGGCATCTGCATCTGGAAATCCGAGTGTTTTCTCCAAGAATGCATGAAATCTTGCCAACCGCTTGCTGACTTTATTCTCCAATTTCCGGCAGGAAACCCAAATTCCTATATTTCTGAGTATTTCTCTCGTCTACCCAAGAATTCCTTGGACTATGCCATCTTGGAGCAAGCCTCTTCTGTCTTGGTGGCTATTCGCTCTCAATTCGACTGGGACGACATGGGAACATGGACTTCCCTAACAAAGTACCTTGGCCGCGATACTCAAGAAAACTCTTTCCAGGGGCCCACCGCTCTCTTTAACTCTAGAGAAAACATTGTTATTGCCAGTCATCGCACCGTTGCTCTTTGTGGCATTCAAAACCTTATCGTCGTAGAAACTCCGGATGCCATCCTGATCTGTCATCGGGATTCTGTTCAGGACGTAAAAAAAGTTCTACCCCTCCTTTCGGACAGTCTCCGCTAG
- a CDS encoding valine--tRNA ligase: MFEMPKSYEPTAVEKKWGAVWFQSSCFQADPYSSKPPFSVVIPPPNVTGILHLGHVLNNTMQDALCRRARMMGHEVLWLPGTDHAGIATQAVVEGFLHKTQGIERCKMGREKFLEAVWEWKEKHGSIITQQLKRLGCSCDWSRERFTMDSDYSRTVLQAFVDLYREGLIYRGKRMVNWCPASLTALSDEEVVMKANKGFLYTVRYEVLQQPGAFLEIATTRPETVMGDTAVAVHPEDPRYQGFIGLCCLRPFPRAPIPIIADTCIDRSFGTGALKVTPAHDKADYAISQRHRLEIINVLHPDGKINCPQLPQLDGLDRFQAREKAVKMLRAMGLLVKVEPYENHLGYSERANVPIESRLSRQWFLRYPAVREALEAVRSGAVRFFPSQWVKVYEHWMENIQDWCISRQLWWGHRIPAWYGEDGEVYVGLEPPPTDSRSWQQDPDVLDTWFSSWLWPFATMDTPTRAKFFPTTVLSTGFDILFFWVARMLMAGYRFMGKKPFANVVIHGLIRDSKGRKMSKTLGNSPDSLALLEKYGVDGVRFGLLRAAPIGQDIRFDEKQLEEGRNFSNKLWNAARFRQMQGPLNCSPICQNELFSPPDICVAIVAKFDHVHQHIASAWESFHFQEITDTLYDFLWSSYCDEFVEAAKPHLQNVDNRDMILRTMDYLLSNVLLLIHPIMPYITEELWSLLGFSRSLGSSILLADPQNFPPHPSRGGKERSLAAAAHLYQSAHIVRGLRAEFKISSRKLVRLLIQPTAFWSFADQLAFASLVKAETIETVSSPPKGTAGVITSLGEFFIPLLGVDVVSERRRLLSEISRAEMEISKARSKLENAGFISHAPGHVVTEYRVREDNWKKKKEILHGYLSSMT; this comes from the coding sequence ATGTTCGAAATGCCAAAATCATACGAACCTACGGCAGTTGAGAAAAAATGGGGTGCCGTCTGGTTCCAGAGTAGCTGTTTTCAAGCTGACCCATATTCCTCTAAGCCTCCATTTTCCGTAGTTATTCCACCCCCTAACGTTACTGGAATCCTGCATCTTGGGCATGTTTTGAACAACACCATGCAGGATGCCCTTTGCCGCCGCGCGCGCATGATGGGCCATGAAGTACTCTGGCTCCCAGGTACAGACCATGCTGGCATTGCTACGCAAGCCGTGGTGGAAGGATTTTTACATAAAACGCAGGGCATCGAGCGCTGCAAGATGGGACGTGAAAAGTTTCTTGAAGCCGTCTGGGAGTGGAAAGAAAAGCACGGCAGCATCATCACCCAACAACTTAAGCGTCTCGGGTGCTCTTGTGATTGGTCGAGGGAGAGGTTTACCATGGATTCCGATTATTCTCGTACCGTCCTCCAAGCTTTTGTTGATCTCTACCGGGAGGGACTCATCTACCGAGGAAAGCGTATGGTAAACTGGTGCCCTGCTTCACTCACTGCACTCTCTGATGAAGAAGTAGTGATGAAGGCTAACAAGGGTTTCCTTTACACGGTCCGCTATGAGGTCCTACAGCAACCGGGTGCTTTCCTTGAAATTGCTACCACGCGCCCAGAAACTGTAATGGGTGACACTGCCGTGGCTGTCCACCCGGAAGATCCTCGCTACCAAGGCTTTATTGGTCTTTGCTGTCTGCGTCCCTTTCCCCGTGCTCCCATTCCCATTATTGCGGATACCTGCATTGATCGGTCCTTTGGCACCGGCGCACTTAAAGTTACTCCTGCACATGACAAGGCCGATTATGCAATCAGCCAACGTCATCGTCTGGAAATCATTAATGTCCTTCATCCAGACGGTAAGATCAATTGTCCGCAGCTGCCTCAATTAGACGGGCTTGATCGGTTCCAAGCCCGCGAAAAAGCAGTGAAGATGCTTAGAGCAATGGGGTTATTGGTAAAAGTAGAGCCCTACGAAAACCATCTCGGCTACAGCGAAAGAGCAAATGTTCCCATTGAATCTCGCCTTTCTAGGCAGTGGTTTCTGCGTTATCCTGCTGTCCGTGAAGCTTTGGAGGCTGTTCGCAGCGGTGCTGTCCGCTTCTTTCCTTCTCAGTGGGTAAAGGTCTATGAGCATTGGATGGAAAATATTCAAGATTGGTGCATTAGCCGGCAGTTATGGTGGGGACACCGCATTCCTGCATGGTATGGGGAGGATGGAGAAGTTTATGTGGGTCTTGAGCCTCCTCCGACAGATTCAAGAAGTTGGCAGCAGGATCCAGACGTCCTAGACACTTGGTTCAGCTCTTGGCTATGGCCGTTCGCGACCATGGACACACCCACGCGAGCTAAATTTTTTCCCACTACCGTTCTAAGTACCGGGTTTGACATCCTCTTTTTCTGGGTTGCCCGTATGCTTATGGCTGGCTATCGGTTTATGGGGAAAAAGCCTTTCGCCAATGTTGTTATTCATGGCCTTATCCGTGACTCCAAGGGAAGAAAAATGTCTAAGACTCTCGGAAATTCGCCAGACTCTCTTGCCCTTCTGGAAAAATATGGAGTAGACGGAGTACGTTTTGGACTGCTACGTGCTGCGCCGATTGGTCAAGACATTCGCTTCGATGAAAAGCAGCTGGAAGAGGGCCGCAATTTTTCTAACAAACTGTGGAACGCAGCCCGTTTTCGCCAAATGCAAGGACCATTGAATTGCTCCCCTATTTGTCAGAATGAACTTTTCTCTCCTCCTGATATCTGTGTCGCGATAGTGGCAAAGTTTGATCATGTGCATCAACACATCGCATCTGCATGGGAATCATTTCACTTCCAGGAAATCACCGATACTCTTTATGACTTCCTTTGGAGCAGCTACTGCGACGAATTTGTCGAGGCCGCAAAGCCCCACCTACAGAATGTAGATAACCGTGATATGATCCTTCGTACCATGGATTATCTGCTTTCCAACGTCCTTCTTCTTATCCATCCCATTATGCCTTATATTACGGAAGAGCTCTGGAGTTTGCTCGGATTCAGCCGATCTTTAGGATCTTCTATTCTTCTTGCGGATCCCCAAAACTTTCCTCCACACCCTAGTAGGGGGGGGAAAGAGCGTTCTCTTGCAGCAGCAGCGCATCTCTACCAGAGCGCCCACATTGTGCGCGGTCTGCGTGCCGAGTTTAAGATCTCCTCTCGTAAACTAGTACGGCTGCTTATCCAACCCACTGCTTTCTGGAGCTTTGCTGACCAGCTAGCTTTTGCTAGCCTAGTAAAGGCCGAAACCATAGAAACAGTCTCCTCTCCGCCAAAAGGAACGGCAGGAGTAATCACTTCTCTAGGCGAGTTCTTTATCCCACTACTAGGAGTAGACGTCGTTTCTGAACGTCGCAGGCTACTTAGCGAGATAAGCAGAGCAGAAATGGAAATTTCTAAAGCGAGATCCAAGCTAGAAAATGCTGGTTTTATTTCCCATGCTCCAGGTCACGTCGTGACCGAGTATCGTGTTCGAGAGGATAACTGGAAGAAGAAAAAAGAAATTTTGCATGGCTATCTCTCTTCCATGACATAA